A stretch of Pseudoclavibacter chungangensis DNA encodes these proteins:
- a CDS encoding murein hydrolase activator EnvC family protein, whose translation MTELRGAGFGTAGSRSAGLGGAGLRSARRLLASIGLLALLCGPLPLGTSPADDRPERATAEPSMSSTPQSTPPGRSAGREPLAAEPAPAPGLGHGLAHGLGRDRGSADIPTRGDETRTAGPVAGSAATEAWSWPVAGLRTVLRPFHMTSPYAAGHRGIDVAAAPGATIHAPADGVVRFVGRVAGRPVLSVTHEDGSISSFEPVDAAVVEGARVARGERIGALALDVRHEPHGGLHLGLREDDSYRNPLERLGGIPPAVLLPDGPDEPTSRIAPPARPPHVTRSTTRVLLTPRRRGCTGTGATTARFCRGVVQARG comes from the coding sequence ATGACCGAACTCCGTGGGGCGGGGTTCGGCACGGCCGGAAGCCGCTCGGCGGGACTCGGCGGGGCCGGGCTCCGCTCGGCCCGGCGCCTGCTCGCGTCGATCGGCCTGCTCGCCCTGCTGTGTGGACCCCTTCCGCTCGGGACCTCGCCCGCGGACGACCGTCCGGAACGCGCGACCGCCGAACCGTCGATGTCGTCGACGCCGCAGTCCACGCCACCCGGCCGATCGGCCGGCCGGGAACCGCTCGCCGCCGAGCCGGCCCCGGCCCCCGGGCTCGGGCACGGGCTCGCTCACGGGCTCGGGCGCGATCGGGGGTCGGCCGATATCCCCACCCGGGGTGACGAGACACGCACGGCCGGTCCGGTCGCGGGGTCGGCGGCGACCGAGGCGTGGTCCTGGCCCGTCGCCGGCCTTCGGACGGTCCTACGGCCCTTCCACATGACCTCGCCCTATGCGGCGGGGCACCGCGGCATCGACGTCGCGGCGGCCCCCGGCGCCACGATCCACGCGCCCGCCGACGGCGTCGTCCGGTTCGTCGGACGGGTCGCGGGCAGGCCGGTCCTTTCCGTCACGCACGAGGACGGCTCGATCTCGAGCTTCGAGCCCGTCGACGCCGCCGTCGTGGAGGGCGCACGGGTCGCGCGCGGCGAGCGGATCGGTGCGCTGGCTCTGGACGTGCGGCACGAACCGCACGGCGGCCTGCATCTCGGCCTGCGCGAGGACGACTCGTACCGGAACCCGCTCGAGCGACTCGGCGGCATCCCGCCCGCGGTCCTCCTACCGGACGGCCCGGACGAGCCGACGTCACGCATCGCGCCGCCCGCCCGCCCGCCACACGTCACCCGATCGACGACCCGGGTGCTGCTGACGCCGCGTCGTCGAGGGTGCACCGGCACCGGCGCGACAACGGCTCGGTTCTGTCGCGGCGTCGTTCAGGCGCGGGGGTGA